A genomic window from Photobacterium gaetbulicola Gung47 includes:
- a CDS encoding hypothetical protein (COG1621), giving the protein MAKKLSLASQRAIERGYDQRGPEWLIEFDVEPLKGDFAFEQGVIRRDPSAVIKVEGLYHCWYTKGEGETVGFGSANKEDKVFPWDLTEVWHAISEDGEYWQEQGVAIERGPEGSYDDRSCFTPEVLAYDGRYYLVYQTVQYPYLNRQFEHIAIAEADSPFGPWKKSDAPILSPTMDGEWDGEEDNRFIVKKKGSFDSHKVHDPCLMFFNGQFYLYYKGEAMGEGMNMGGREIKHGVAIADNIWGPYERSELNPISNSGHEVAVWHYKGGIASLITTDGPEKNTIQFAEDGQNFQIMSHIKGAPEAVGIYRDPNHENTQQSPGLGGWGLCHKYDSSWNWNFICKYKVKRQILSAGTFQNSN; this is encoded by the coding sequence ATGGCGAAAAAACTGAGTCTTGCTAGTCAGCGGGCTATCGAGCGGGGTTATGACCAGCGCGGGCCGGAGTGGTTGATTGAGTTTGATGTAGAACCACTAAAAGGAGACTTTGCTTTTGAACAAGGCGTAATTCGTCGTGACCCATCTGCGGTGATCAAGGTTGAGGGGCTTTATCATTGCTGGTACACCAAAGGTGAAGGTGAAACTGTGGGGTTTGGTTCGGCCAACAAAGAGGACAAAGTATTCCCGTGGGATCTGACTGAAGTCTGGCATGCAATTTCAGAAGATGGCGAGTACTGGCAAGAGCAAGGGGTTGCCATTGAACGCGGGCCGGAAGGATCTTATGACGACCGTTCATGTTTCACCCCAGAAGTTTTGGCCTATGACGGGCGATACTATTTGGTTTACCAAACGGTTCAGTATCCGTACCTAAATCGACAATTTGAACATATCGCAATTGCTGAGGCGGATTCTCCGTTTGGCCCATGGAAAAAATCTGATGCCCCAATTTTGTCACCGACAATGGATGGCGAATGGGATGGCGAGGAGGACAACCGTTTTATCGTTAAGAAGAAAGGCAGCTTTGACAGCCACAAAGTGCATGATCCATGTCTGATGTTCTTCAACGGTCAGTTTTACCTTTACTACAAAGGGGAAGCGATGGGCGAAGGAATGAACATGGGGGGCCGAGAGATCAAACACGGTGTTGCAATTGCTGACAATATCTGGGGGCCATATGAGCGTTCAGAGCTGAACCCTATCAGCAACAGCGGCCATGAAGTGGCGGTGTGGCATTACAAGGGCGGTATTGCTTCGCTTATCACCACCGACGGGCCAGAGAAAAATACTATCCAGTTCGCAGAAGATGGTCAAAATTTTCAAATTATGTCCCATATCAAGGGGGCTCCTGAGGCGGTCGGTATTTATCGCGATCCGAATCATGAAAATACTCAGCAGTCTCCGGGGTTGGGGGGGTGGGGCCTGTGTCATAAATATGACTCAAGCTGGAACTGGAATTTTATCTGTAAATACAAAGTAAAACGCCAAATCTTAAGTGCTGGCACTTTCCAAAACTCTAATTAA
- a CDS encoding NADH-dependent alcohol dehydrogenase (COG1979), whose amino-acid sequence MNNFDFCNPTRILFGEGAAKNMANYIPAEAKVLVVYDSIIEKIGTLDKVLATISNEVIKFDKIQSNPKFEILMEAVEIVRRENVNFILAVGGGSTMDGAKFISIAAHNEAFIGNEADILHVTPMTDERITQSIPVGTVVTLPATGSEMNPHAVISHGEDKLGISSPFAYPAFSVLDPTYTFTLPQSQIANGIADSFIHTAEQYVTFPAEGRFQDRTAEGIMRTLVEVAQDNLEQPENYEARANLMWCSTMALNGLIGSGVPVDFATHMIGHEVTSLFGIAHAPSLVIIMPALWRVRKEQKAAKLLQYAERVWDITEGADDEKIDAAIDKTEEFFRSLGLKTRFSDYGYTFTDVEPVLGLLEKHNMTALSETGDLDLSWSKRILEAAM is encoded by the coding sequence ATGAATAACTTTGATTTTTGTAACCCGACTCGGATTTTGTTTGGTGAAGGGGCAGCGAAAAACATGGCGAACTATATCCCGGCAGAAGCGAAGGTGCTGGTGGTATACGACTCAATTATTGAAAAAATCGGCACGTTGGATAAAGTGCTGGCCACTATTTCCAACGAAGTGATCAAGTTCGACAAAATCCAATCAAACCCGAAGTTTGAGATCCTAATGGAAGCTGTGGAGATTGTCCGCCGTGAGAATGTGAATTTTATCCTTGCCGTCGGCGGTGGTTCAACCATGGATGGTGCGAAGTTTATCTCAATTGCTGCGCATAACGAGGCATTTATAGGTAACGAAGCTGATATCTTGCACGTGACGCCAATGACTGATGAGCGTATTACCCAGTCTATTCCTGTTGGTACCGTTGTGACTTTGCCTGCAACAGGCTCGGAAATGAACCCACACGCGGTTATCAGCCACGGTGAGGACAAACTAGGTATTTCATCGCCTTTTGCCTATCCGGCCTTTTCGGTGCTAGACCCAACTTATACCTTCACTTTGCCTCAGTCTCAGATTGCCAATGGGATAGCCGATAGCTTTATCCATACAGCCGAGCAGTATGTGACCTTCCCTGCAGAAGGGCGTTTCCAGGACCGCACTGCTGAAGGCATAATGCGTACCTTGGTGGAAGTGGCCCAGGATAACCTGGAGCAACCAGAAAACTATGAAGCCCGTGCAAACTTAATGTGGTGTTCAACCATGGCACTTAACGGCCTGATTGGTTCTGGTGTCCCGGTGGACTTTGCGACCCACATGATTGGACATGAAGTGACTTCCTTGTTCGGTATCGCCCATGCACCGAGCCTGGTGATTATCATGCCAGCCCTCTGGCGTGTTCGCAAAGAGCAAAAAGCAGCGAAATTACTGCAGTATGCTGAGCGTGTGTGGGATATCACCGAAGGTGCCGATGATGAGAAAATTGATGCGGCAATCGATAAAACCGAAGAATTCTTCCGCTCGCTTGGCCTCAAGACGCGTTTCTCTGACTACGGTTATACCTTTACGGATGTAGAACCAGTATTGGGTCTGCTAGAAAAACATAATATGACCGCGTTATCTGAAACGGGCGATCTTGACCTCTCTTGGTCGAAGCGCATTTTGGAAGCGGCAATGTAA
- a CDS encoding transcriptional regulator, periplasmic binding protein of LacI family protein (COG1609), with protein MAKKVTMMDIAREANVSQTTVSLVLNGSNAVQISEETRDKVYLAAAELGYKKSETVLKRIESKKIALVLDSVSDNDPFIDAINTIWSAGWENDYFVSTFYSGNNPVLEKQIQTEISCNNSYVGIIYASSKTRKDIELKIKTNLPVVLLNCTSIDSSIPSIMPADLHGGYKATEHLIKKGYKNIAVVLGETWMEATQQRLMGYEQALIDNQLIPKKEYQVEADWSLKSAYQQTKKLLGLASRPDAIFCFSDYMAMGCYQAIKEHDLKIGEDIAVMGYDNTPLGLELEPKLSSVELPYSKMGEEALMRVDLLIQQQPLLQNLINFSSELYVRESTTVNER; from the coding sequence ATGGCAAAAAAAGTAACGATGATGGATATTGCCCGCGAGGCCAATGTATCTCAGACCACGGTGTCATTGGTATTGAATGGCTCAAATGCAGTACAGATATCTGAAGAAACGCGTGATAAAGTTTATTTGGCAGCTGCTGAATTAGGCTACAAAAAATCTGAGACAGTACTAAAACGTATTGAGTCCAAAAAAATTGCATTGGTTCTGGATTCAGTTTCTGACAACGACCCATTTATTGATGCTATTAATACAATTTGGTCTGCAGGTTGGGAAAATGACTATTTTGTATCAACTTTCTATTCAGGTAATAACCCTGTGTTGGAAAAACAAATACAGACTGAAATTTCTTGCAATAATTCATATGTTGGTATTATTTACGCTTCATCTAAAACACGTAAAGATATTGAATTAAAAATCAAAACAAATTTGCCGGTGGTGTTACTAAACTGTACTAGTATTGATAGTTCGATACCTTCGATTATGCCTGCGGACTTACATGGTGGGTATAAGGCGACAGAGCACTTGATCAAAAAAGGTTATAAGAATATAGCTGTTGTCCTTGGTGAAACTTGGATGGAAGCAACACAACAGCGGTTAATGGGTTATGAGCAAGCTTTGATAGATAATCAGTTAATTCCTAAAAAGGAATACCAAGTTGAAGCTGATTGGTCGTTAAAAAGCGCCTATCAGCAAACGAAAAAATTACTTGGATTAGCTAGCCGACCTGATGCGATATTCTGTTTTAGTGATTATATGGCGATGGGGTGTTACCAAGCAATTAAGGAGCATGACTTGAAAATCGGTGAAGATATTGCGGTGATGGGGTATGACAATACGCCTCTTGGCTTAGAGTTGGAGCCGAAATTATCATCGGTGGAGCTACCCTACTCTAAAATGGGAGAGGAAGCTCTGATGAGAGTTGATTTACTAATCCAACAACAGCCCTTGCTACAGAATCTGATCAATTTTTCTAGTGAACTATATGTCCGCGAGTCCACGACAGTTAATGAGCGCTAG
- a CDS encoding putative agarase, protein MRTRKTKIAILLSSITLSATSGLALADSDAKQGQQQNDSSITTLSDGILSLPRVTTEHVQLTPLTMTSGKDRPIGYTISFDGVSAANQHNLWPNVKMTPDNGTWNWNAKGSLKLDITNPGIQVAKIILKLSDNLGVIGSAENQLNYAATIAPNTTETVEMLFNGSKRQFDGYWGGNQLNLRQLAEFQIYVQGPIEPQTIIMNNIELTHATGDFIAAEERVINAGPVPTLALISDFTHGEQTGIAQDQSTAIIPPFDKTAKNGKQSITFPATEDYPNLVIQPKQPWDWSELGDFNLAFDIANPIDEAVQLFFRVDQAKNSQQGGTADGVTDSLSGFATLQPNSDSTYYLSLGQSAGAMISGMRSEPPKRSYDAHAISYGWGETALNTSHIHSLQLYLQNPTKDAEIEIGAVRLIPNLDADVTRYQHIIDQYGQFTGDDWPEKILNDEQLQLAGQHALEQLGNATPMADRCLHGGWNKGPKLEATGFFRTEKLDGKWTLVDPQGCLFFMTGLDNVRMDDTVTITGIDYTKGDPNYANIASPLRHSMFEWLPERNDPLAVNYDYAPFVHSGALRQGEVFSFYRANLMRKYGTEKAEAMQIWKDVTLDRMTEWGFTSLGNWIDPMFYGSERIAYQVHGWINGDHKRISTGNDYWGPIHDPFDPEFINSTREMAKVVASHVSIDDPWLIGVFVDNEISWGNVMNEANHYGLIINALSYDSKESPAKTAFSQHLKAKYSSIEKLNQAWQSKIESWSAFESSFEHRSALTQGMRKDYSELLQLLSERYFSIVQAEVKKVLPNHLYLGARFADWGVTPEIARGAAKYVDVMSYNLYANDLNDSKKAHWKNLLPELDKPSVIGEFHFGSTDTGLFHGGIITVADQAERAKMYTHYMESVVNNPYFVGAHWFQYLDSPASGRAWDGENYNIGFVTVADEPYVELIEAAQQFNADLYHKRFEEKTL, encoded by the coding sequence ATGCGGACTCGTAAAACAAAAATTGCCATTTTACTTTCATCGATCACCTTATCGGCAACGAGTGGACTGGCCCTCGCCGATAGCGATGCTAAGCAAGGACAACAGCAGAATGACTCATCAATAACCACTTTATCTGACGGTATCCTGTCGTTGCCTCGTGTAACCACGGAACATGTTCAACTAACACCTTTAACAATGACTTCAGGCAAGGATCGGCCTATTGGCTATACCATCTCCTTCGACGGTGTTTCAGCTGCGAACCAACACAACTTGTGGCCCAATGTAAAAATGACCCCAGACAATGGCACCTGGAACTGGAATGCCAAGGGAAGTTTAAAGCTCGACATCACAAACCCTGGAATCCAAGTCGCTAAAATCATCCTAAAACTGTCGGATAACCTCGGTGTGATCGGTAGCGCAGAGAATCAGCTCAATTATGCTGCCACGATTGCGCCCAATACCACCGAAACAGTAGAAATGCTGTTCAATGGCAGTAAACGTCAATTCGATGGTTATTGGGGAGGAAATCAACTTAATCTCAGGCAACTGGCTGAATTTCAAATATATGTCCAAGGCCCAATCGAGCCACAGACAATTATTATGAACAATATCGAATTAACCCATGCCACCGGTGATTTCATAGCAGCCGAAGAGAGAGTGATAAATGCAGGCCCTGTGCCTACCTTGGCACTCATCTCCGACTTCACCCATGGAGAACAAACAGGTATAGCCCAAGACCAAAGTACGGCAATCATTCCCCCTTTCGACAAAACAGCCAAAAACGGCAAACAATCCATAACCTTCCCAGCTACAGAAGACTACCCGAACCTTGTTATTCAACCTAAGCAGCCCTGGGATTGGTCTGAGCTCGGGGATTTCAACCTTGCCTTTGATATAGCGAACCCCATCGATGAGGCTGTCCAGTTATTCTTCCGGGTTGATCAAGCTAAAAATAGCCAGCAAGGAGGCACTGCAGACGGTGTGACAGACAGCCTTTCTGGTTTTGCAACACTTCAACCCAATAGCGACAGTACGTATTACCTGTCACTGGGACAATCAGCCGGGGCCATGATCTCTGGCATGCGCAGCGAGCCGCCAAAGCGCTCTTATGATGCCCATGCCATCAGTTATGGCTGGGGAGAAACCGCACTTAATACAAGCCATATCCATAGCCTGCAGTTATACCTACAGAACCCTACCAAAGATGCTGAAATCGAAATTGGCGCAGTCCGACTTATCCCGAACCTTGATGCCGACGTAACACGCTACCAGCATATCATCGACCAATATGGCCAATTTACCGGTGATGATTGGCCAGAAAAAATCCTCAACGATGAGCAACTCCAGCTAGCTGGCCAACACGCTCTGGAACAACTCGGAAATGCGACGCCAATGGCTGACCGCTGCCTTCATGGTGGCTGGAACAAAGGACCAAAATTAGAGGCGACAGGCTTTTTCCGCACCGAAAAACTCGATGGTAAGTGGACGCTGGTTGACCCTCAAGGCTGCCTATTCTTTATGACAGGGCTTGATAATGTCCGTATGGACGATACAGTCACCATCACAGGAATTGACTATACTAAGGGCGATCCAAATTATGCAAACATTGCTTCACCGTTACGCCACTCAATGTTCGAATGGCTACCCGAACGAAATGATCCCCTCGCTGTCAATTACGACTATGCCCCATTTGTTCATTCAGGTGCGTTAAGACAAGGCGAAGTATTTAGCTTTTACCGGGCTAACCTGATGCGAAAATACGGCACTGAAAAAGCCGAAGCGATGCAGATCTGGAAAGATGTTACCCTCGACCGAATGACTGAGTGGGGGTTCACCAGTTTGGGTAACTGGATCGATCCTATGTTCTACGGCAGCGAACGTATTGCCTATCAAGTACATGGTTGGATCAATGGCGACCACAAACGGATTAGCACTGGTAATGATTACTGGGGGCCTATCCACGATCCATTTGATCCGGAGTTTATTAATAGCACTCGCGAGATGGCCAAGGTAGTGGCTTCTCATGTCTCCATTGATGACCCATGGCTAATAGGCGTCTTCGTCGATAACGAAATCAGCTGGGGTAACGTAATGAATGAAGCCAACCACTATGGCCTTATCATTAACGCCCTAAGCTACGACAGCAAAGAAAGTCCGGCCAAAACCGCATTCAGCCAGCACTTGAAAGCCAAATACTCATCGATAGAAAAGCTTAATCAGGCGTGGCAAAGTAAGATCGAATCCTGGTCGGCCTTCGAATCTTCCTTTGAGCACCGCTCGGCACTGACACAAGGTATGCGGAAAGACTACTCCGAACTACTGCAGTTACTATCGGAACGATACTTTTCTATCGTCCAGGCCGAAGTTAAAAAAGTGCTTCCTAATCACTTATATCTAGGTGCCCGTTTTGCCGACTGGGGGGTCACACCAGAAATTGCTCGTGGCGCTGCCAAATACGTCGACGTGATGAGCTATAACCTGTATGCCAATGATCTCAACGACAGCAAGAAAGCCCATTGGAAAAACTTACTGCCAGAGCTAGATAAACCCAGTGTCATTGGTGAATTCCATTTTGGTTCCACCGATACTGGCCTATTCCATGGTGGAATTATCACTGTCGCTGATCAGGCTGAACGCGCAAAAATGTATACTCATTACATGGAGAGTGTAGTAAATAACCCATATTTCGTCGGCGCTCATTGGTTCCAGTACCTTGATTCTCCGGCATCCGGTCGAGCCTGGGATGGCGAAAACTACAACATAGGCTTTGTCACCGTGGCAGATGAGCCTTATGTTGAACTCATCGAAGCCGCCCAACAGTTTAATGCCGACCTGTACCACAAAAGATTTGAGGAAAAAACGCTCTAA
- a CDS encoding putative maltoporin (COG4580): MNKTLLKYTALSSCVLFALTANANANEEGFTFHGYAKGGIGITNDDILSPGGYDWANNGVNIFRLPGNTYTNSSGGRLGNEANWLELHLGYGWAQQNDMDWAIHSNIVHGDGGLALDELAIKSAGVVPSNPEATIWAGKRYFNRVETFLTDSQPMSNDGLGFGIENYDLGFGKLHLGVTRNIYEEAPQDGAGELVAFTSSLSFIELSDNLTLNLYANYGTPFSPDSENKTDDKPNAYQLASKLLLLSRTGYDELFVRYSKNASGSMTRSWEALPDYQIGGFWQGIHTLTDSYTLSYIWQHETASFDEDARRRNDIRIKDSHWNAFVARNTYTWNSRTSTELELGYEFIDITAIDTTDDGTNSGYKATLSQNLHLAGGFWDRPVIRFFVTYAEQDVETLAYDRWDLDLNNGVTTGKADALTFGAQFEAWW; the protein is encoded by the coding sequence ATGAACAAAACATTACTAAAATATACGGCACTTTCCAGTTGTGTATTATTTGCTTTAACCGCCAATGCCAATGCCAATGAAGAGGGTTTTACATTCCATGGTTACGCTAAAGGCGGAATCGGTATTACCAATGACGATATTCTTAGCCCAGGTGGCTATGATTGGGCCAATAATGGTGTGAACATTTTTCGCCTACCCGGTAATACCTATACCAACTCTTCCGGTGGCCGTCTCGGTAATGAGGCCAATTGGCTTGAATTACATCTAGGTTACGGCTGGGCGCAACAGAACGACATGGATTGGGCAATTCACTCTAACATTGTTCATGGTGATGGCGGCTTGGCGCTTGATGAACTAGCCATCAAGAGTGCAGGGGTTGTTCCATCCAACCCAGAAGCAACCATCTGGGCCGGTAAGCGCTACTTCAACCGGGTAGAAACCTTCCTGACCGATTCTCAACCGATGTCCAATGATGGATTGGGCTTCGGGATTGAAAACTACGACCTCGGGTTTGGCAAGCTACACCTAGGTGTCACGCGAAACATTTACGAAGAAGCTCCGCAAGACGGTGCAGGCGAGTTGGTTGCCTTTACCAGCTCCCTCTCCTTCATTGAGCTCTCTGATAATCTGACCCTCAATCTTTATGCCAACTACGGCACACCTTTCAGTCCTGACTCAGAAAATAAAACTGATGACAAACCTAATGCCTACCAATTAGCCTCTAAGCTTTTGTTGCTAAGTCGTACGGGTTACGACGAGCTCTTTGTCCGCTATTCGAAAAACGCCTCTGGCTCAATGACCCGCAGCTGGGAAGCGTTGCCTGATTATCAAATTGGCGGCTTCTGGCAGGGTATCCATACTCTAACGGACAGCTACACGCTGTCATACATTTGGCAACATGAAACCGCCAGTTTCGATGAAGATGCCCGCCGTCGCAATGACATCCGCATCAAAGACTCCCACTGGAACGCTTTTGTTGCCCGTAATACCTATACCTGGAACTCGCGTACCTCGACCGAGCTGGAGTTAGGCTACGAGTTTATCGATATCACGGCCATCGATACTACCGATGATGGCACTAACTCGGGTTACAAAGCCACTCTATCGCAAAACCTTCATCTCGCTGGTGGTTTTTGGGATCGCCCAGTAATTCGCTTCTTTGTCACCTACGCCGAACAGGATGTCGAAACCCTTGCCTATGACCGTTGGGATCTAGACCTGAATAACGGAGTGACGACTGGCAAAGCCGATGCGTTAACCTTCGGCGCTCAATTTGAAGCATGGTGGTAA